The following proteins are encoded in a genomic region of Streptococcus gwangjuense:
- the rplK gene encoding 50S ribosomal protein L11 has product MAKKVEKLVKLQIPAGKATPAPPVGPALGQAGINIMGFTKEFNARTADQAGMIIPVVISVYEDKSFTFITKTPPAAVLLKKAAGVEKGSGTPNKTKVATVTRAQVQEIAETKMPDLNAANVESAMRMIEGTARSMGFTVVD; this is encoded by the coding sequence ATGGCTAAAAAAGTCGAAAAACTTGTAAAATTGCAAATCCCTGCTGGTAAAGCTACACCAGCTCCACCGGTTGGACCTGCTCTTGGTCAAGCTGGTATCAACATCATGGGATTCACAAAAGAGTTCAACGCTCGTACAGCTGACCAAGCTGGTATGATCATTCCAGTTGTTATCTCAGTTTACGAAGATAAATCATTTACTTTCATCACTAAAACACCACCAGCTGCTGTTCTTTTGAAAAAAGCTGCAGGTGTTGAAAAAGGATCAGGTACACCTAACAAAACTAAAGTTGCTACAGTTACTCGTGCACAAGTACAAGAAATTGCAGAAACTAAGATGCCAGATTTGAACGCAGCAAACGTAGAGTCTGCAATGCGTATGATCGAAGGTACTGCTCGTTCTATGGGATTCACTGTTGTTGACTAA
- the rplA gene encoding 50S ribosomal protein L1, translating to MAKKSKQLRAALEKIDSTKAYSVEEAVALAKETNFAKFDATVEVAYNLNIDVKKADQQIRGAMVLPNGTGKTSRVLVFARGAKAEEAKAAGADFVGEDDLVAKINDGWLDFDVVIATPDMMALVGRLGRVLGPRNLMPNPKTGTVTMDVAKAVEESKGGKITYRADRAGNVQAIIGKVSFEAEKLVENFKAFNETIQKAKPATAKGTYVTNLTITTTQGVGIKVDVNSL from the coding sequence ATGGCTAAAAAAAGCAAACAACTTCGTGCTGCTCTTGAGAAAATCGACAGCACAAAAGCATACAGCGTAGAAGAAGCTGTAGCACTTGCAAAAGAAACTAACTTTGCAAAATTTGACGCAACTGTAGAAGTTGCTTACAACTTGAACATCGACGTTAAAAAAGCTGACCAACAAATCCGTGGAGCAATGGTATTGCCAAACGGTACTGGTAAAACTTCACGCGTTCTTGTTTTCGCACGTGGTGCAAAAGCTGAAGAAGCAAAAGCTGCTGGTGCAGACTTTGTTGGTGAAGATGACCTTGTTGCTAAAATCAACGACGGTTGGTTGGACTTCGACGTAGTTATCGCTACACCTGATATGATGGCTCTTGTTGGACGTCTTGGACGTGTCCTTGGGCCACGTAACTTGATGCCAAACCCTAAAACTGGTACTGTAACTATGGATGTTGCTAAAGCAGTTGAAGAGTCTAAAGGTGGTAAAATTACTTACCGTGCTGACCGTGCAGGTAACGTTCAAGCAATCATCGGTAAAGTATCATTTGAAGCTGAAAAATTGGTTGAAAACTTCAAAGCTTTCAACGAAACAATCCAAAAAGCAAAACCAGCTACAGCTAAAGGAACTTACGTAACAAACTTGACTATCACAACTACTCAAGGTGTTGGTATCAAAGTTGACGTAAACTCACTTTAA
- the ldcB gene encoding LD-carboxypeptidase LdcB/DacB: MKKRYLVLTALLALSLAACSQEKAKNEDGAAKTEQTAKADGTVGNKTQEATQKKAEVVNKGDYYSIQGKYDEIIVANKHYPLSKDYNPGENPTAKAELVKLIKAMQEAGFPISDQYSGFRSYETQTKLYQDYVNKDGKAAADRYSARPGYSEHQTGLAFDVIGTNGDLVTEEKAAQWLLDHAADYGFVVRYLKGKEKETGYMAEEWHLRYVGKEAKEIAASGLSLEEYFGFEGGDYVD, from the coding sequence ATGAAAAAAAGATACCTTGTCTTGACAGCCTTGCTAGCCTTGAGTCTAGCAGCTTGTTCACAAGAAAAAGCAAAAAATGAAGATGGAGCAGCTAAGACAGAACAAACAGCTAAAGCTGATGGAACAGTCGGAAATAAGACTCAAGAAGCCACCCAGAAAAAAGCAGAAGTGGTTAATAAAGGTGACTACTACAGTATTCAAGGGAAATACGATGAAATTATCGTAGCAAATAAACACTATCCATTATCTAAAGACTACAATCCAGGGGAAAATCCAACAGCCAAGGCTGAGTTGGTCAAACTCATCAAAGCGATGCAAGAGGCAGGCTTCCCAATTAGTGATCAATACAGTGGTTTTAGAAGTTACGAGACTCAGACTAAGCTCTATCAAGATTATGTCAATAAAGATGGAAAGGCTGCAGCAGACCGTTACTCTGCCCGCCCTGGCTATAGCGAGCACCAGACAGGCTTGGCCTTTGATGTGATTGGGACAAATGGTGATTTGGTGACAGAAGAAAAAGCGGCCCAATGGCTCTTGGACCATGCGGCTGATTATGGTTTTGTTGTCCGTTATCTTAAAGGTAAGGAAAAGGAAACAGGCTATATGGCTGAGGAATGGCACCTTCGTTATGTCGGAAAAGAGGCTAAAGAGATTGCAGCTAGTGGCCTCAGTTTGGAAGAGTATTTCGGCTTTGAAGGTGGAGATTACGTCGATTAA